From the genome of Liolophura sinensis isolate JHLJ2023 chromosome 5, CUHK_Ljap_v2, whole genome shotgun sequence:
GATCGGCGCAGAGATATGGAGTTTGAGTAAGTGGTTTCATTACAGGTGATGCCGAATCCCTCGTACAGCGGAACTGTGGACTTTGCTGAGAATTATGTCAAACAGTTTGGTATCGAGGTCAGCTGGGTGAAGGGAGGGTGCCCAGTAGACGATTATCGCAAGGCGATCAAAGCTAACACAAAGGTAGAGTTTGCTTAATATGTAGCAATAGATCAGGGTAATAGGGCCTATATAGTTGGATTACACAGGTAGCTATAGCTGAATTCATGCCTTCGAGCATCTGCGTTTCTCGCAAGGACCAGGAGgtaataaataacatggagctaattAGGTGACATGATGATTTTTGCGGATTACTAAGGTTTACTAAAGTACAttgaaactatcatatctgaaggcAAGATACATCTTggttacttttccagaaagactTTCTTACCTAAATgctattttaaattttttattttattttatcttaaaaGCAACTTCAATGCCTATCTAATCTGGGTTAGAAATTCTCTTTGTTTTCAGTTCTTGTACTCTAGTCACGTTACCagagagtgtgctgatgattggctcagagcagctatgacatcacggCAAAACTATAAATATCTTTCCTCAGGAATGAGGTACTTTTTCCTGCATGTTAATCCTGAACTCATCACTGATCttttgtaatacatgagtaTAAGAGAGACACCTCATCGCAAAGGATTACTGATACCCAACTCAGGCCAGAATACACAGGTTCGAGATACTTCGTCTTATATGTGAGGTATAAGAGGTTGCATACAAAACCTTCATAACGAGAGTACTGATACCCATCGTAGGCCAGAATACACAGGTTCGAGATATGTGAGGTATAAGAGGTTGCATACAAACCCTTCATAACGAGAATACTGATACCCATCTTAGGCCAGAATACACAGGTTCGAGATGCCTCGTCGTATATGTGAGGTATAAGAGATTGCTTACAAAACCTCATCACAAGGGAGTACTGATACCTAAAATTAATtaagtaaatattaaaaaatactgAGTACAGCCTTAAGCACCACTCTTATAAATAATGaatcatgtttaatattttaagtttaatatttatcgCAATATTTGATGTGTTTCAGATGATATATGGTGAGACCCCATGTAACCCTTCCATTGATATCCTTAACCTGGAGGAGTTCGGCAAGCTTGGACAGAGCCACAAAGGCATTCTAACAGCCATTGACAGCACCTTCGCCTCCCCATCCCTCCAACAACCCATCAAATATGGCATTGATATCGTTGTTCACAGctggtatttatttttgtgacaaaCATTTTTGTCGTTTTATGGTTTCATATAAATACGGTTGCCgattttaatttataattctCACAGACAAGCAGCAGCCAATCAAAATGGTTGGATCACTATCGAGCGGAAAACCGAAAAGGCACCAAAAGGTTATCGGTTATCAGTTATAACTATATCAAGGGCTCCTTTCACAAAACGTGTGAAATGTTATGTGCGACGTGTAACTACCATGTATGGGCTCCTTTCCCAAGCCCTATGTAACGTATTGCATATGTACCTACCAAAGACAATTACAATGGCCTTTGTGTTTAATGTTACATAGGGTTGTTAAACGGACACCAGGAACTAATAAgaggggtacatgtatgtctgtaatgGTGACTGTCACAGAAAGTACAGTtatccaaaacattttttttcttataaagcTCTAAATACATGGGAGGTCACAGCGATATCATAGGGGGATGTGCGACACTGAGAACTGTGGACCTGTGGCAGAAGCTGTACGCCTCCCGAGGAGCTTTCGGCAGTATTATGGTAGGTATAGGCCTATTGTACCAGAGACGTATTACGGAATGTAGACCTATTGTAAGATAGAAGTATTACAATAGGTAGGCCTATTGTAACAGAGAAATATTACGGTAAGTAGATCTATTGTAACAGAAGTATTATTATAGGTCTATAGTAACAGAGATGTATTATGGTACAGGTAGGTATAGGCAtaatgtgaaagaaaagtatTACGGTAGGTAAATCTGTTGTAACAGAGAAGTGTTATTTGAGAAGTATTTTGGTAGGTATAGGCCTATTGTAACAGAGAAGTATTTTGGTAGGTATAGGCGTATTGTAACAGAGAAGTATTTTGGTAGGTATTCTAGTATTGTAACATACATTTAGATGAGCAAAAtagtgtacacagtgcttagcCTTCCGAGCCTGCGGTATAGGCTTGTGTTGATTTGATAGCCATTTGTAGGCCTATTGCTACACAGAAGGACAAAGTCGTGACCATTGTGCCCAGGTTCCTTCGCCCGATTTATTGCTCTAgagttttgtgctgttttaggTGGCTGTTCTTGATGTAGGTTTCCGCAAAGGTTTGGTTGTAAAAATGTCCAAGCCATTAAACAGCCACAGCTACTTTTCGTTTGATTCGTGAACTCCATTATAGAGAATGATAGTTCCACTGAATGGTTAAATCCTTCTTAAAGTTCAAACCTGATTAATCTGGTGCCATTAATTTTGAAATCATGTGAGGAAATTAAGCTAGGTAAGTGTTACCAGCTCAACCCCAGatgtttgttaaatgtgttgtcatcacatttaccatacaataacattaaaacaatgcaaacggacgaggcctcggggatgcttagtccaccagcagaatcgtgGTTTATACAGGAGTACATTATAATTAAACacgtacagcctagagagtaaaaccagagcagcgaggacagtgtgatagctggcaaacggtcaaacgtaaccggtgaaatacggcctgcTCTTAATTTACTGTTGCCGGATACTTTTTGTCTGGTGCAAGAACACGATGAAGGTCACCTTAAGTCAGGAGTATTGTTTTCTCAGGTGTTTGGCCAGGTACGGTAGAttttccttgcatctttccGGTGTGCTACATTTGCACCCATTGTAAACGtgttgtcatatatatgtatgcttgggggtttacGTCGTATCTGACAATTCTACAGTCATATGACCTTTAAGTGTCATtcggtgtgtgtatatatactgtgtcttcttgtagcaatGCGAATCCATCTCACCAGAGTACgaccgccattgaagtatcatgccgaagacaccagacaccacaacccacccagtcacaccgacacatactgacaccaagctgaccaatcctgtttccttgctctaacctctgagtgctgaagtaccatttttatacGCCCCGTCAGTAGGCGGAACGTATTATGTTGTAACCATTTTTCCGTCTGTCCATACATCCgtattcgtgtccgggctataactccaacagttttcaacatagagttttatttttggcggatacatagatacacagatgacgatgtgtcgctactcaaattttttccatttttgcggttgtcatggtaaacagattgccattttcctcATATATACAAGATAATAGACATGATTTCGTGTTTGgactataactccaactgttttctgcgcagaattttaatttttggtggatacatacataaacagatgatgatgtgtcccgactcacatttgtccatttgcaccgttgtcatggttaccagattgccattttccctTTACATACTATATAAACAGAAATGACTTTCCGTCCGGGCTATAACTAACTGTtctttatgtacagttttattttttggtggatacatataAAACGctgatgacgatgtgtcgcgattcacatttgtccatttgcgcgattgtcatggttaccagattgctattttccctatgtatactatgtaaatagatatgatttcatgtccgAAATATAACTCCAGCAGTTTTGCACATTAAGTTTTAATTTCTAGTGAatacacagacacacaaatgacgatgtgtcgcgactcacatttgtccacaTTCCCTGTTGTCATGGTAAGCAGATCGCCAGTTCCGTATAAAAAttatatagatagatatgatttAGTGTCCAGGTTGTAATTCCAACTGCTTTCCACgtagagttttcattttttgtggaTGCATACATAAACAGGTGATGATGTgtcgcaactcacatttgtctatttgtgcggttgtcatgttgaccagatagccattttcctaatatatactatataaatagataggatttcgtgtccgggctacaacttaCAActtacaactccaactgttttcggcataaagttttcatttgtggtgcacacatttgtccacttgagCGGTtttcatggtaaccacataggctacctatcatcaacacccatgaagattccccaGAGGGGTTATACTCACtgcaatgctgctggtattcttttatacatttcgaacaaatgcatttgttgggcgtatgttgtgttcacctgaactcttgttaaaGTCTGAGGTATGACCCGACACGGGTTTGATCCAAAGTCTCCGAGGCGGACGATCAAACCATAAGGCTGACGAAGCTGTTTTGTGATATATACGTGAAAGCTATCAactatatagataaatatattttgcgTTAACgacatttatgtataaatacaatataaatgGCCGTCTTTCTAGCCTCCAGAAGATGCCAGTCTGCTCCATCGAGGCTTGAACACACTGTCTGTACGAATGGACTCTCTAACCATAAGGCTAATGAAGCTGTTTTGTGATATATTCGTGAAAGCTATCAactatatagataaatatattttgcgTTCACGACTTTTGTGTgtaaatacaatataaatgGCCGTCTTTCTAGCCTCCAGAAGATGCCAGTCTGCTCCATCGAGGCTTGAACACACTGTCTGTACGAATGGACTCTCTAACCACAAGGCTAACGAAGCTGTTTTGTGATATATTCGTGAAAGCTATCAactatatagataaatatattttgcgTTCACGACTTTTGTGTgtaaatacaatataaatgGCCGTCTTTCTAGCCTCCAGAAGATGCCAGTCTGCTCCACCGAGGATTGAAGACACTGCCTTTACGAATGGAGCGCCATTCATTCAACGCTCAAGCCATCGCCGAGTATCTGGAGAAACATCCCAAGGTAAGGATTTGTACTCAGATTATAGTTCGAAAGGTAGCAAAGTTTATGCTCTCTAGGTAAGAAATATGTGTCCAGaattaagataaaaaaatagaaaaactaTATCACATAAACAATTTAATTAATGtatatgattgatgtttattCGGAGAGGAAGTTTGCATGGGcaggacttcaactcacagcgacggcattgttGGGaagctccagggtcattgcgccgtgtaTGCTGGACTTCTACCCCCCTCGGCCAACAAATGTGAATGATTAAGGAATACAGCTAATCACTAAGTGcaagaaggtctgccagcatcctgcaaatggtcgtgggtttctcttgggctctgcccgtttgCTTCTCATTATATTGCTGGTcgcgtcatataagtgaaatattgctgagtaccaatctaataaataaataaataaataagcaaataaaatcTCATAAGGAGGTGTTATGATAATCGTCAAAACACGCCAACGCCGCACCGGTGTTTCACAAGGCATGCGCGGAAGTCTTGTTGGGGTGCATTTCCAAATTTGGATTTGAACTGTTTAGTGAATTTCCATCTATCTGACTGATTAAACCACGATTATCTATCATTTGCTTCATGAGATTTTCCAGTGCTTGTTATTGATCAGCATTTTTCTCGTAATTAAATATGATGAATTTCAATAGCTGTTGCTTATTTATGTTCTACTTATTTCGAATAGTATATAGTGAGGCTTCAGTGAAGTGAGCTCTCAAACACGAAGCACCTgctactaatacatgtatgtactgtgcTAGTCGAATTTGTGTTGCATTGTTTTACCGTGTTCATAATTTGCAGGTGGCGTCTGTGAGGTACCCAGGGTTGACCTCTCACCCGGGTCATGAGATTGCCAAGAAACAAATGACGTCTTTTTCCGGAATGATAATGTTGAAGCTGAAAGGCGGAAGCGCTGCTGGGCGTGCTTTGGTTAACGTAGGTCCACCTTTCAAACTTGTTTTAATGTAATACCAAGttaaagaaaattttgaaaagaacAGTAGTATTGGGCTCTTTAGTTAAAGTAAACTATTGTCTATGACGCTGTTGCCTACGACACTGTTGTTGCCTTCGACACTGTTGTCCACGACACTGTTGCCTTCGacttttatacacatgtatttcgtAACAAAATAAATGACCGACATTGAGATGgagattttattttctaaattcaTTCGTGAAAAAAGAGGAAAAGCCAAGAAAACAACTATATGTGACACTTTATAGAGCTGTATTTCTCTCCACGTAGATGAATACTGACgttaagtgaaatgtttacacATCCTGAAACCTACAGTGTTGTCTGGAACACCAGTTATTTGCATGAATGACCTCTGTTACAGAACGTGAAGTTGATTCAACTGGCTGAGTCACTAGGTGGCGTCGAGTCGGTGATAGAACAGCCTGCCAGCATGACGCACGGTCCTATCTTCATGACAAAAGAGGCACGACTAGCAGGGGGAATAACCGACGATATGATTCGGCTCaggtgaatatataaaaatgtgatggcacaaaagACTACGCCTCCTCTATTTTGCGAACGGCCTCTGTAACCTCATCTGATATCACGATCTAAATATTCAATCTAAAAGACCACAGCTTAGAGAATATAACGAAAGCAGTGATGGAAGTGTGATAGGTGGCAATTTGGCAGTTGTATTCGGTGATAcctggcctcttgtcattttacccaagttagggttttattctaaccctTCATGTAAATGCCGTAGTCGCCACAACGTAAACACtccctagcacaatggcttaagcagaattagctaAAAAGAGGATATGATGTTATTATGGAAGACCTTTAATGCTCACGTTGAACTGAACTCTTTGATGTCAGTGCAGGAAAAAGGAATGGTCATGTTGTACTTGGTTTCTGGTGACACATATCGAGACTGATTGATCTCAAAAGctattgtttttttctgcttaGCTTGTAGGATTAAGTCATTGCCAATCTGTTATTGGCCTCAAaatttgaacaatgttttggGACAACAAAAGTAGAAAGCTAGTGGATGGAATGCATTGCAGTATTATACATctataaatatgatgacaaaacagcatgTCGAGTAATTTTAAACGAGTGAATCTAATGAactgcatttaacatcactgtttATTATACCTAATTCTGAAGGCTAGAGCTAATTATGCCTAATTCTGAGGCCTACAGGGCGTATAAGTTGCTGTtggttaagcatttacatgaacagctggaataaaaccctaaatgaggtataTTGAAGAGAAAGTGTTTCTCTGGCTGCGCGTGATCATTTGCAAAGAATCACACAGTGGTCattcctctggttttactctgccTGCTGTAGTCGTTATAGCAATTCAAGCTTCGGAAGTGTTTCTGTACTAAATGTGGGAGGAAGCagtgatatttttattttaactcaaCAAATAGGTGTGAATTTTCACGATCACCTTTTAGTTTTATGCTGTGTTGGTGTAGAATTTCTAATTCATCTCTTTGCCCTCAGTTCTTCGGTGTAGAATTTCTAATTCATCTCTTTTCACTCAGTTCTTCGGTGTAGAAAAATCTAATTCATCTCTTTACACTCAGTTCttcggtgtagaatttttaattCATCTCTTTGCACTCAGTTCTACGGTGTAGAAAAATCTAATCCATCTCTTTACACTCGGTTCTTCGGTGTAGAATTTCTAATTCATCTCTTTGCCCTCAGTTCTTCGGTGTAGAAAAATCTAATTCAGGTCTTTCAcctgtttgtttttatgttgtgtTACAGTGTTGGCGTTGAGAATGTCAACGACCTGTTAGCAGACCTGGAGCAAGCCTTAAAGAAAACACCATGACAATATTTCTCACCTTCTATATAATGAGATAAATCATCTCATTACCGTTGTCGCGGATTTCAGGGTACCGTTATGACGTATATtcccaatatatatgtattatgcaGTAAGCCAATATAGGCTAACCTTATCAGTAACATGCCTACTTTAAATAGAGGGGAGGAACATTTTTCTCTCAAATACGGTAAACAGAATATTTTCAGTGTTGTATTGTTCCATTTATAAGACTGTATTCTCATTATGTATCCTTTATGTATGAATTTCAAGAGTAAAGCATCAAAGGTTCATATTtgcaagtatttatttactcactGGTCTggatttttacgccgtactaaagaatatttcacttatggttggaggaaacgtGGGCGAAACTCTCGaacatccgcagattgctgcaggCCTCGTTACGTACGACGGGAggggaagacagcatgagctgaatttgaactcacagagagcGCATTGTTGAGGCTTCTAAGTGACTGTACAGCTCCAGCACACTAACTTTTATGTCCTTAAGGCCTGAGTTGGCaacaaaaatttatatatgtatttaaatggaATGTAATTAACCATCATAAGAAGCGAGGGCTTTGTTTAATTGTAACTACTGTTTCATGCCCATCAAATACATTCACTGTACATTAATGTTAGAATTTACAAAACATTGGCTTATATTTGGTGCAGTAATAATTTGATTCGGGTAAagtcaaaaaacatttttcaaaacaactgGACTGTGCCCTTGGATAACTGATCAATTACTAacgttctgttaaatttaacggaaagtctATCGTTTGAGTATATCTGAATTTAGAACGTATATTCAGttactataacataatactgtttcATATCCAACAAAATACCATGTTAGTCTATTACTTCAAGTTAAGGTGAGGCTAAAGCCCGAAGCGAAAACTTGAAAGTGGGAAACTACCAAATTGGCACGTTCGGTCTTTCGTCTGGCATTTTGTGGTTTCGACCTTCGTTCTTTCGTGGTTTTGCCTTTCTGTCCTTCGTACTGTGGAGTTTTCCGTCTTATAATTGGTAAGATCGATACTAAGAAAACGAGAAAGCCCCAACGCGGCTTCCATACTTTAGATAGGGACCGTGAGATTAATACTGAACATGCACAAATGTCCCAAAACTGATGCTACTATATACAacttcagttttgttgataACAACAGAATCGGTGACAATTAAGGTACCGCTTCTTGATCATTTTAAATAGATATGTGCCTACTGCCTACGTTAACATTACATCTCTATAATACACTTTGACACCATGATTTCGACGTCACCACAGTGACGGCGAAAACGAGACAACAGCGTGACGTCATACAGCTTCCACAGAGACTTCATTGAACTATTTAAACATGCGCCACAGACCGCTTCACACGGTGTAAAATGAAACTACTCCCATTTAGCCTTGAGTTCCACGTAtcactgtttatatatttttcttttacctttttcttgtcaatttacgcATATGCTCATCTATAAACTTTGACAAGATCTAATGagaaaaaacaatgaagaagCTTTGTGGAAACGACCCCATGCAGGTGTTGGATCATGTGCAAGTTTTGAAAGGAAAACTAGATTGTGTATACTTATGTCGTCTTTCTTGGCTGTTAATGCTATCATTGTGTGCATGGTGTGAGTTGGGTTTGGGGGAAAGGGAAGCTCTCCGAAAGCTGACCACTTGCT
Proteins encoded in this window:
- the LOC135466032 gene encoding L-methionine gamma-lyase-like produces the protein MGDWAKPSQETSLSDLNLTDLSQDTVAVSARKKHSQALSEPMVTPVYRASIYRFNSVEHYEECVRKGGHFYARFGNPTKESVECTINALEGGAGSLVFSSGTAAISVVLMTFLRPGDHVVMPNPSYSGTVDFAENYVKQFGIEVSWVKGGCPVDDYRKAIKANTKMIYGETPCNPSIDILNLEEFGKLGQSHKGILTAIDSTFASPSLQQPIKYGIDIVVHSCSKYMGGHSDIIGGCATLRTVDLWQKLYASRGAFGSIMPPEDASLLHRGLKTLPLRMERHSFNAQAIAEYLEKHPKVASVRYPGLTSHPGHEIAKKQMTSFSGMIMLKLKGGSAAGRALVNNVKLIQLAESLGGVESVIEQPASMTHGPIFMTKEARLAGGITDDMIRLSVGVENVNDLLADLEQALKKTP